A window from Thiosulfatimonas sediminis encodes these proteins:
- the hisB gene encoding imidazoleglycerol-phosphate dehydratase HisB, giving the protein MRTATIKRDTLETQIEIRVNLDGQGEAKLETGVPFFEHMLDQIARHGMIDLDIKANGDLHIDDHHTVEDVGITLGQAIAKAVGDKKGITRYGHAYVPLDEALSRVVIDLSGRPGLQFHCDFTREQIGTFETQLVMEFFQGFVNHCGASLHIDNIRGINAHHQAETIFKAFGRALRMALSADERMAGKMPSTKGSL; this is encoded by the coding sequence ATGAGAACGGCAACCATCAAGCGTGACACCCTAGAAACGCAAATTGAAATCCGCGTTAACCTTGACGGCCAAGGCGAAGCCAAATTAGAAACCGGCGTACCATTTTTCGAGCATATGCTCGACCAAATTGCCCGCCATGGCATGATTGATCTCGACATCAAAGCCAACGGCGATTTGCACATTGACGACCACCACACAGTGGAAGATGTCGGCATCACCCTTGGGCAAGCGATTGCCAAAGCGGTCGGTGACAAAAAAGGGATTACCCGTTACGGCCACGCCTACGTTCCCTTAGACGAAGCCCTATCACGCGTTGTCATCGATCTATCCGGTCGCCCAGGGCTGCAATTCCATTGCGACTTTACGCGCGAACAAATCGGCACCTTTGAAACACAACTGGTCATGGAATTTTTCCAAGGTTTTGTTAACCACTGCGGCGCGTCTCTGCACATTGACAATATCCGTGGCATCAACGCGCATCACCAAGCGGAAACCATCTTCAAAGCCTTCGGTCGCGCCTTGCGCATGGCACTCAGCGCCGATGAACGCATGGCCGGCAAGATGCCGTCAACCAAAGGAAGCCTGTAA
- the ccoN gene encoding cytochrome-c oxidase, cbb3-type subunit I, with product MDTTAKPQYDNGVVKYLTVGAVVFLVIGTFFGTFAASQLAWPALNFDIAEITFARLRVMHTNTVIFAFGGMTLMATAFYTVQRTNGVKLWSNSMAWWTAILFTIGLLATVVSISLGMTTGKEYHEQEWPLAIAIALVWTLYTFNFVMTIASRNKETHTHVYVSNWFFMGMMIAITYLYIVNGLAIPVSLFRSYSMFAGVQDAMIQWWWGHNAVGFFLTAGFLAIMYYFVPKQAQRPIYSYRLSVIHFWALMFGYVWLGAHHLQYTALPDWTGSLGAVISLAMIIPSWGGALNGMLTLSGAWDRLRTDYILRFLIISLAFYAMSTFEGPVMAAKTVNALSHYTDWTIGHVHSGALGWVAMVSIGAIYHMVMKLWKTEMYSMQLINFHFWLATIGTVFYIVAMWVSGIMQGLMWRAYDEYGTLAYTFAESVAAMHPYYAMRAFGGLLFFSGAVVMLYNIVMTIRMANARASKPVEATA from the coding sequence ATGGATACGACAGCTAAGCCACAATATGATAATGGCGTCGTCAAGTATTTAACGGTTGGTGCAGTTGTGTTTTTGGTGATAGGTACTTTTTTTGGTACTTTTGCGGCATCACAACTTGCATGGCCAGCGTTAAACTTTGATATCGCTGAAATCACCTTTGCTCGTTTGCGTGTTATGCACACGAACACGGTAATTTTTGCTTTCGGTGGTATGACCTTGATGGCAACCGCTTTCTATACAGTTCAGCGCACTAACGGCGTGAAGTTATGGAGTAATTCCATGGCTTGGTGGACTGCAATTCTTTTCACGATTGGTTTACTGGCAACGGTTGTGTCTATCTCTTTAGGGATGACAACCGGTAAAGAATACCATGAACAAGAGTGGCCTCTGGCAATCGCGATTGCTTTAGTCTGGACCTTGTACACCTTTAACTTTGTAATGACCATTGCGTCACGTAATAAAGAAACCCATACGCATGTATACGTGTCAAACTGGTTCTTTATGGGGATGATGATTGCCATCACTTACCTGTACATCGTTAATGGTTTGGCGATTCCAGTATCACTGTTCCGTTCATACTCAATGTTTGCCGGTGTGCAAGATGCAATGATTCAATGGTGGTGGGGACATAATGCGGTAGGTTTCTTCCTAACGGCGGGCTTCCTTGCAATCATGTATTACTTCGTGCCTAAGCAAGCACAGCGTCCTATTTACTCGTACCGTCTATCGGTTATCCACTTCTGGGCATTAATGTTCGGTTACGTCTGGTTGGGTGCTCACCACTTGCAGTACACCGCATTGCCGGATTGGACTGGTTCTTTGGGTGCGGTAATCTCTCTGGCGATGATTATTCCGTCATGGGGTGGTGCGCTTAACGGTATGTTAACGCTGTCAGGTGCTTGGGATCGTCTACGTACGGATTACATTCTACGTTTCTTAATCATCTCTCTTGCTTTCTACGCTATGTCGACTTTTGAAGGTCCGGTTATGGCGGCTAAGACGGTAAATGCGCTTTCTCACTATACGGATTGGACGATTGGTCACGTTCACTCAGGTGCATTAGGTTGGGTTGCAATGGTTTCGATTGGTGCGATTTACCACATGGTTATGAAATTGTGGAAAACCGAGATGTATTCGATGCAGTTGATTAACTTCCACTTCTGGTTGGCGACAATCGGTACGGTGTTCTACATCGTTGCGATGTGGGTATCCGGTATTATGCAGGGTCTGATGTGGCGTGCTTATGACGAGTACGGTACTTTGGCTTATACCTTCGCTGAGTCGGTAGCGGCAATGCACCCTTACTATGCGATGCGCGCCTTCGGTGGGTTATTGTTCTTCTCCGGTGCGGTTGTCATGCTTTATAACATTGTTATGACGATTCGTATGGCGAACGCTCGTGCGAGCAAGCCAGTAGAAGCAACAGCATAA
- the ccoO gene encoding cytochrome-c oxidase, cbb3-type subunit II: MSNHDDKPKNWQDGFERNIFAMFLATALAVSIAGIVEIVPLFYLKSAVDYTEQTDKYGNAKNEKFPELVWERTFTEQDGKIVSDKALYKFDKNGKPLMADWKTGDGVRPYTPLELAGRDLYLREGCYICHSQMIRPFRDERERYGHFSLATESMYDHPMQWGSKRTGPDLARLGGKYSDEWHVMHLLRPQDLVPESVMPAYPWLAETPVSQDFFGTKRDMKKRLEVMRTLGVPYTDWEIENADKAIEGYSEMDAMVAYLQVLGTMVKLDDSKVYRQ; encoded by the coding sequence ATGTCAAACCATGATGATAAGCCTAAAAATTGGCAAGACGGTTTTGAGAGAAATATCTTTGCGATGTTCCTTGCAACCGCATTGGCGGTATCCATCGCTGGTATTGTAGAAATCGTACCGTTGTTTTATCTCAAATCAGCGGTAGATTACACCGAACAAACCGATAAATACGGTAATGCGAAGAACGAGAAGTTCCCCGAGTTAGTTTGGGAGCGTACTTTCACTGAGCAAGACGGTAAGATTGTTTCCGATAAAGCACTGTATAAATTCGACAAAAACGGTAAGCCGTTGATGGCGGATTGGAAGACCGGTGACGGTGTGCGTCCTTATACTCCATTGGAGTTGGCAGGCCGTGATTTGTACCTGCGTGAAGGTTGTTATATCTGTCACTCACAAATGATTCGTCCGTTCCGTGATGAACGTGAACGTTACGGTCACTTCTCATTAGCCACTGAATCTATGTACGATCACCCGATGCAATGGGGTTCAAAACGTACTGGGCCTGACCTAGCGCGTTTAGGTGGTAAATATTCTGACGAATGGCATGTAATGCACTTATTACGTCCACAGGACCTGGTTCCTGAGTCGGTAATGCCTGCGTATCCTTGGTTGGCAGAAACTCCGGTTTCTCAAGATTTCTTCGGCACTAAGCGTGACATGAAGAAACGCCTAGAAGTGATGCGTACTTTGGGTGTGCCTTACACCGATTGGGAAATTGAAAATGCTGACAAAGCGATCGAGGGTTACTCCGAGATGGACGCTATGGTGGCATACCTTCAAGTTCTAGGCACGATGGTTAAGCTGGATGACAGCAAAGTTTACCGTCAATAA
- a CDS encoding cbb3-type cytochrome c oxidase subunit 3, translating to MSSIEHYFSTDWSALTTQDWAGLIITVLVFLGMLITFALALRPSKRKEMEEQKHKILEDD from the coding sequence ATGAGTAGTATCGAACATTACTTCAGCACAGACTGGTCTGCATTGACGACCCAAGACTGGGCTGGGCTGATCATCACGGTTTTAGTGTTTCTAGGTATGTTGATTACCTTTGCTTTAGCTTTGCGCCCATCTAAACGTAAAGAGATGGAAGAGCAGAAACACAAAATCCTTGAAGATGATTGA
- the ccoP gene encoding cytochrome-c oxidase, cbb3-type subunit III produces MAGHNPWPDEGNTGHIWDEDLRELDNPPPLWWMLSFYAGFIMIIFYTLYYPTIPLTNNSGEFTKGLTGWTAIEEYNEDFQVLKDWRVAKFADKEEQLAAMSVADILKDDDLRQYAVATSKVLFGDYCAACHGAGGAGNPSFPVLADDDWLWGGNIAQIEASIKNGRIGNMPAKGMMGNLTDEEIDSVTDYVIALSEGKANDASFAAGKAVYAKGMCLACHGPMGKPLAPAGAANLTDQVWRFSSDRQTIRNVIAHGVNVKKNGEYIEGTRQAIMPAFKERLPNADVNVKRLAVYTHQLGGGQ; encoded by the coding sequence ATGGCAGGACATAACCCTTGGCCAGACGAAGGCAACACTGGTCACATTTGGGATGAGGATTTACGTGAGTTAGATAATCCGCCGCCGTTATGGTGGATGTTATCTTTCTATGCGGGTTTCATCATGATCATCTTTTACACGCTGTATTACCCAACCATTCCTTTGACTAATAACTCTGGTGAGTTTACTAAAGGGTTAACGGGGTGGACGGCAATTGAAGAGTACAATGAAGATTTTCAAGTGCTTAAAGATTGGCGTGTAGCGAAATTTGCGGATAAAGAAGAGCAGCTTGCGGCAATGTCTGTTGCGGACATTCTGAAAGATGACGACCTTCGTCAGTACGCGGTCGCTACTTCAAAGGTACTTTTCGGTGACTACTGTGCGGCCTGTCACGGTGCTGGTGGCGCAGGTAACCCTAGCTTCCCAGTATTGGCCGATGATGATTGGTTGTGGGGTGGTAACATCGCGCAAATCGAGGCATCCATTAAAAATGGTCGTATCGGTAATATGCCAGCCAAAGGTATGATGGGTAACTTAACGGATGAAGAGATTGATAGTGTAACGGATTACGTTATCGCCCTTTCAGAAGGTAAGGCGAATGATGCTTCTTTTGCTGCCGGTAAAGCGGTCTATGCCAAAGGAATGTGTTTAGCTTGTCACGGCCCAATGGGTAAACCATTGGCTCCGGCTGGTGCAGCAAACCTGACAGACCAAGTATGGCGTTTTAGTTCTGATCGTCAAACGATTCGTAACGTGATCGCGCACGGTGTCAATGTTAAGAAAAATGGCGAATACATTGAAGGTACGCGCCAAGCAATTATGCCAGCGTTTAAAGAGCGTCTTCCAAATGCAGATGTCAATGTTAAACGTCTAGCGGTCTACACTCACCAACTTGGTGGTGGTCAGTAA
- the ccoG gene encoding cytochrome c oxidase accessory protein CcoG, which produces MSEKQQDSQGTTKAKDSPAGGGIEITNKNLENIGVELLPIHTEGTVHAKRIPGIFRKMKWIIASFWLILFIGPYLRWDGQQAILWDLGNRQFHFWGLTILPQDIWILAMILLFFALLLAASTAIAGRLWCGYFCFHTVWTDVFTWLEEKFEGQPNKRQKLEEAPMSLAKLKIKAPKHAIWLLIGFATSFSFVAYFTDALDLWARLFALEWGSVEATVVIVLGLATYFFAGFLREQTCIGFCPYARIQGAMIDTQTIVPTYDVDRGEPRGRMKRPKPGEEVPELGDCIDCNLCVAVCPTGVDIRRGQQFGCITCGLCIDACDSVMDKIKKPRGLIRYASLQEFSGKKLPAIWKRPRVIVYTSIMGFAAGAILFGLLTMSPIDVKALHERSPLFVQMSDGTIQNKWTLKIVNKKADDLRVMISVNGGPSSLNYIVGDNVVVRPGTVGSTTLLVKIPRKDLQDSNTPLKIVVEDLDNPQVKSTYDTVFIGPKPR; this is translated from the coding sequence ATGTCTGAAAAGCAGCAAGATTCTCAAGGCACCACAAAGGCGAAGGATTCACCCGCTGGCGGTGGAATCGAAATTACCAATAAAAACCTAGAAAACATCGGCGTAGAGTTATTACCGATTCATACCGAAGGAACGGTACACGCTAAGCGTATTCCGGGTATTTTCCGTAAGATGAAATGGATTATCGCCTCATTTTGGCTGATTTTGTTTATCGGTCCATATCTACGATGGGATGGCCAGCAAGCGATTTTGTGGGATTTAGGTAATCGTCAGTTTCACTTTTGGGGGTTGACTATTTTGCCGCAAGATATCTGGATTTTGGCGATGATACTGTTGTTTTTCGCACTCTTGCTGGCCGCTTCAACCGCGATTGCCGGACGGCTCTGGTGTGGTTATTTCTGTTTTCATACCGTCTGGACCGATGTGTTCACCTGGTTAGAAGAGAAGTTTGAAGGGCAGCCAAATAAACGTCAAAAGCTTGAAGAAGCGCCGATGAGTCTTGCCAAACTCAAAATTAAAGCACCTAAGCACGCTATTTGGCTATTAATTGGTTTTGCGACCTCATTCAGTTTTGTCGCCTATTTCACTGATGCGCTTGATTTATGGGCGCGTCTGTTCGCCCTTGAATGGGGAAGCGTCGAAGCCACTGTCGTGATTGTGCTGGGCCTAGCGACCTATTTCTTTGCCGGCTTTTTACGCGAACAGACTTGTATTGGCTTCTGTCCTTATGCACGTATTCAAGGAGCGATGATTGATACACAAACGATTGTGCCAACGTACGATGTCGATCGTGGTGAACCGCGCGGGCGGATGAAGCGACCAAAACCAGGTGAAGAAGTGCCGGAACTGGGCGATTGTATTGACTGTAACCTTTGTGTCGCGGTTTGCCCAACGGGTGTGGATATTCGTCGTGGCCAGCAATTTGGTTGTATTACCTGTGGTTTGTGTATTGATGCCTGTGATTCGGTGATGGACAAAATCAAAAAGCCGCGTGGTTTAATTCGTTACGCTTCGCTGCAAGAGTTTAGCGGAAAAAAATTGCCGGCAATTTGGAAGCGACCTCGCGTTATTGTATATACCTCGATTATGGGCTTTGCTGCGGGTGCGATTCTGTTTGGTTTATTGACGATGTCGCCGATTGATGTCAAAGCGTTGCATGAACGCTCGCCTTTGTTTGTGCAGATGAGTGATGGCACAATTCAAAATAAATGGACGTTGAAAATCGTTAATAAGAAAGCCGATGACTTGCGTGTCATGATTTCAGTGAATGGTGGCCCATCAAGTTTGAACTACATCGTTGGTGATAATGTGGTGGTTCGACCTGGTACGGTCGGTTCGACAACGTTATTGGTGAAAATCCCGCGTAAGGATTTGCAAGACAGCAATACGCCATTGAAAATCGTGGTTGAAGACCTCGATAATCCTCAGGTTAAGTCGACTTACGATACCGTGTTTATCGGTCCAAAACCACGTTAA
- a CDS encoding FixH family protein yields MTIEKQDKRDWSNVWKNPFVLAWLLILTVVLAVNFFMVSMAIVTNPGLVVDDFYEQGKNMDKILAEQKRMEQLGWQLKIDLPILSEAKAQTVTLQVLDKDNQFMSVDSAVLYFYRPSNRDLDGQQALSATDKVGVYQAQFALPVKGKWDVIMEIKKGDNTFNVGRSIFVQDPQ; encoded by the coding sequence ATGACAATTGAAAAACAGGATAAACGTGACTGGAGCAATGTTTGGAAAAATCCGTTTGTTCTTGCCTGGTTGCTGATTTTGACCGTGGTCTTAGCGGTGAATTTTTTTATGGTCAGTATGGCTATCGTTACCAATCCTGGATTAGTTGTAGATGACTTTTACGAGCAAGGCAAAAATATGGACAAGATTTTGGCCGAGCAAAAACGGATGGAACAACTCGGTTGGCAGCTAAAAATTGACTTGCCGATTTTATCGGAAGCAAAAGCGCAAACCGTCACACTGCAAGTGTTGGACAAAGACAATCAATTTATGTCGGTTGACTCTGCGGTGTTGTATTTTTACCGCCCCTCTAATCGAGATTTAGATGGGCAGCAGGCGTTGAGCGCCACGGATAAAGTTGGTGTTTACCAAGCGCAGTTTGCTTTGCCTGTAAAAGGAAAGTGGGATGTGATCATGGAAATCAAAAAGGGTGACAACACCTTTAATGTTGGACGTTCTATCTTCGTACAAGATCCGCAATAA
- a CDS encoding heavy metal translocating P-type ATPase: MAQSCFHCGQAIPQGELILKPIEGSERAFCCHGCASVCEVIYESGMQSFYQRTPQGELLSPPPAPNKNIDLFDYDEVQEQYVDTLGTRREITLMSEAIHCAACVWLIEHTLANTNGILLARVNFTNKQIKLRWDNSQLKLSDIIKKLNRIGYDATPYDASLSEAATKKANRDLLYRLGFAGFAMMNVMWFSVALYTGANEDPEYRSYFHWIQLIIATVTLAYSGQPFFKGAWTSLKARTVGMDVSISLGMLTTYFYSLWVTVHPENVGDVYFDTLIDFMFLLLIGRYLEAISKNKAVDASRRLLELQPKIARKVDAEGEQIVPVRSLVKGVHILVKPGEQFPVDGFVISGEGQVNEAMLSGEAREISKTPGNKVAAGTLNIDGSLTVEVESILQNTQLGRIVNMVEEAQGSKAPIQCTADKIMPYFVTVTLSLAAFSFVFWFFNAGIESAIMTATAVLIITCPCAFGLATPMAIAVASGVSARHGILVKNGTVLETLRDMDHFVFDKTGTLTKGQMRLTATEWLEPNIEQPRLLSAVAAIEHHSEHSLARALVDSICTSHNLQSKDLPPVTEFKAFPGRGVRGQVAADVWHIGTAKWLQSQQIDLPQTLLAKTAQHAQIAQTAVWVAQNGLVQAVLFFEDEIREDAKELIQRLKARGKEVTLLSGDLRVVAERVAEQLGGLNVIAEVLPEDKNEQIRQLQLKGQKVAMIGDGINDAPALVRADVGIALGSGTDVSMESADIVLMNNRLISVDTAVALSMRTLRTVKQNIASSIAYNLIMVPLAMSGTLTPLIAAITMPLSSLVVIGNAARIRSFFSEKQMRKRQAPLDSLKK; the protein is encoded by the coding sequence ATGGCGCAAAGTTGTTTTCACTGTGGTCAGGCGATTCCCCAAGGGGAGTTGATTTTAAAGCCCATTGAAGGCTCTGAGCGCGCTTTCTGTTGTCACGGCTGCGCTTCGGTTTGCGAAGTGATTTATGAGTCGGGTATGCAGAGTTTCTATCAGCGTACGCCACAAGGCGAACTGCTCTCCCCGCCACCGGCACCCAATAAAAATATCGACCTTTTTGATTATGACGAAGTCCAAGAGCAGTATGTTGATACGCTTGGTACGCGCCGTGAAATTACCCTGATGTCTGAGGCGATTCACTGCGCCGCCTGCGTCTGGTTAATTGAACATACTTTGGCGAATACCAATGGAATTTTGCTCGCACGGGTCAATTTCACCAATAAGCAAATTAAACTGCGTTGGGATAATTCGCAGCTCAAGCTGTCTGACATTATTAAGAAACTTAATCGAATTGGCTATGACGCAACCCCTTATGATGCCTCGCTGAGTGAGGCGGCCACTAAAAAAGCCAACCGTGATTTACTCTATCGCTTAGGGTTTGCTGGTTTTGCGATGATGAATGTGATGTGGTTTTCAGTTGCGCTCTATACGGGCGCAAACGAAGACCCAGAATATCGCAGTTATTTTCATTGGATTCAATTAATCATCGCAACGGTTACCTTAGCTTACTCCGGCCAGCCTTTCTTCAAAGGGGCGTGGACATCGCTGAAAGCACGGACTGTAGGAATGGACGTTTCAATCAGTTTGGGCATGTTGACCACCTATTTTTATTCGCTTTGGGTTACCGTCCATCCGGAAAATGTCGGCGATGTGTATTTCGATACGCTGATTGATTTTATGTTCTTACTGTTGATTGGTCGGTATTTGGAAGCGATTTCTAAGAATAAAGCGGTGGACGCATCCCGTCGTTTGCTCGAATTGCAGCCTAAAATTGCCCGTAAAGTGGATGCTGAGGGCGAGCAGATTGTTCCGGTACGCAGCCTGGTCAAAGGCGTGCATATTTTGGTTAAACCGGGTGAGCAGTTTCCGGTGGATGGATTTGTCATTAGTGGTGAAGGACAAGTCAACGAAGCGATGTTAAGCGGTGAAGCGCGCGAGATTAGTAAAACTCCTGGCAATAAGGTTGCCGCTGGTACTTTGAATATTGATGGTAGTTTAACGGTCGAAGTTGAATCGATTCTGCAAAATACCCAGCTCGGTCGTATTGTTAATATGGTCGAAGAGGCGCAAGGTTCCAAAGCGCCAATCCAATGTACCGCGGATAAAATCATGCCGTATTTTGTTACTGTCACGCTCAGTTTGGCGGCCTTTAGTTTTGTGTTTTGGTTCTTCAATGCGGGGATTGAATCTGCCATTATGACGGCCACCGCGGTATTGATTATTACCTGCCCGTGTGCATTCGGTTTGGCAACGCCAATGGCGATTGCGGTTGCTTCTGGAGTTTCTGCACGGCACGGTATTTTGGTTAAAAACGGTACGGTGTTGGAAACGCTGCGCGATATGGATCATTTTGTGTTTGATAAAACCGGCACTTTGACCAAAGGGCAGATGCGTCTTACGGCGACCGAATGGTTGGAGCCGAACATTGAGCAACCCCGACTGTTAAGCGCAGTGGCGGCGATTGAACATCATTCGGAACACTCTCTGGCGCGTGCCTTGGTGGATTCGATTTGTACTTCCCACAATTTACAAAGCAAAGACTTGCCTCCCGTCACCGAATTTAAAGCTTTTCCGGGGCGCGGAGTGCGTGGGCAGGTTGCGGCGGATGTATGGCATATTGGTACGGCCAAATGGTTGCAATCGCAACAGATTGATTTACCGCAAACGCTATTAGCGAAAACGGCACAACACGCGCAGATTGCGCAAACCGCTGTCTGGGTTGCGCAAAACGGTCTTGTGCAAGCGGTATTGTTCTTCGAGGATGAGATACGCGAAGACGCCAAAGAGTTAATTCAACGTCTGAAAGCACGCGGTAAAGAGGTCACGCTATTAAGCGGTGATTTGCGCGTGGTTGCTGAACGCGTCGCTGAACAGCTTGGTGGATTGAATGTTATCGCTGAGGTCTTACCAGAGGATAAAAATGAACAGATTCGCCAATTGCAACTAAAAGGCCAAAAAGTGGCGATGATTGGTGATGGTATTAATGATGCGCCGGCTTTAGTGCGCGCGGATGTCGGGATAGCATTAGGTTCTGGTACTGATGTGTCGATGGAGAGCGCAGACATTGTTCTGATGAATAATCGCCTGATTTCAGTCGATACCGCAGTCGCTTTATCGATGAGAACTCTACGCACCGTTAAGCAGAATATCGCCAGTTCGATTGCTTACAACCTGATTATGGTTCCGTTGGCGATGTCAGGCACATTAACCCCGCTGATTGCCGCGATTACAATGCCTTTAAGCTCATTAGTGGTGATTGGTAATGCGGCGCGTATTCGCAGTTTCTTTAGTGAAAAGCAGATGCGTAAACGTCAAGCTCCGCTAGATTCACTTAAGAAGTAG
- the ccoS gene encoding cbb3-type cytochrome oxidase assembly protein CcoS: MDVIYVLIPIVLLFGFLVVIAFIWMAKKGFFEDLDGQGSRILMDDDDFPDAPKHPSTASEVSNEKTSQVSSSK; encoded by the coding sequence ATGGATGTCATTTATGTATTGATTCCGATTGTGTTGCTGTTTGGTTTTTTGGTTGTTATCGCTTTTATCTGGATGGCCAAAAAAGGTTTTTTTGAGGATTTGGATGGTCAGGGCAGTCGTATTTTAATGGATGATGACGATTTTCCTGATGCGCCTAAGCATCCATCCACCGCTTCTGAGGTATCTAATGAAAAAACGTCTCAGGTATCTTCTTCCAAATAG
- a CDS encoding Hpt domain-containing protein, whose translation MSVDQENLNMLREVIGDDLQEIIEAFLTTSPEILGQIKFSIELEDAAGVQLHSHTLKGSAANIGAQHLPALCAELEAKAKEGVVTPAFAQMYANIEVESQQVFNFLKEFLQSF comes from the coding sequence ATGTCGGTCGATCAAGAAAACTTAAATATGCTTAGAGAAGTAATTGGAGATGACCTCCAAGAAATTATCGAAGCCTTTTTAACGACAAGCCCGGAAATACTTGGGCAAATTAAATTTTCTATTGAATTAGAAGACGCTGCCGGTGTGCAGTTACACAGTCACACGCTAAAAGGCAGTGCTGCCAATATTGGTGCTCAGCACTTACCGGCGTTATGCGCAGAACTCGAAGCAAAAGCAAAAGAGGGTGTGGTCACGCCAGCTTTTGCTCAAATGTATGCAAATATCGAGGTCGAATCTCAACAAGTCTTCAATTTTTTGAAGGAATTTTTGCAGAGTTTTTAA